A part of Aquaspirillum sp. LM1 genomic DNA contains:
- the purE gene encoding 5-(carboxyamino)imidazole ribonucleotide mutase codes for MIQVGIVMGSNSDWEVMQNAARVLKDFGVAFETRVVSAHRTPDLLFEYAETAEARGLQAIIAGAGGAAHLPGMLAAKTHIPVLGVPVPSKYLRGEDSLLSIVQMPKGIPVATFAIGEAGAANAALFAVAMLANQQPALVAALKAFRQKQADTVLAMTLPEVE; via the coding sequence ATGATTCAAGTTGGCATCGTGATGGGGAGCAATAGCGACTGGGAAGTCATGCAGAACGCCGCGCGCGTGCTGAAAGACTTCGGCGTTGCTTTTGAAACCCGCGTTGTTTCTGCCCACCGTACCCCGGATTTGCTGTTCGAATACGCTGAAACCGCCGAAGCGCGCGGGCTGCAGGCGATTATCGCCGGCGCTGGCGGTGCGGCGCACCTGCCGGGCATGCTGGCCGCCAAAACGCACATTCCGGTGCTGGGCGTGCCGGTGCCGTCCAAATACCTGCGTGGCGAAGACTCGCTGCTGTCCATCGTGCAAATGCCCAAAGGCATTCCGGTGGCCACCTTTGCCATTGGCGAAGCCGGGGCGGCCAACGCCGCGCTGTTTGCCGTGGCCATGCTGGCCAACCAGCAGCCCGCGCTGGTTGCTGCGCTGAAGGCTTTCCGCCAGAAACAAGCCGATACCGTCCTGGCAATGACCTTGCCGGAGGTGGAATGA
- the ccsB gene encoding c-type cytochrome biogenesis protein CcsB: MELVQMQAPGFSLRQLDWRDWGYALLILVAAGVAYSRYGHAMDGYEQAILAGSVVGLTALGWFWKSWQWYFPAAGLLALAGINLYDGDLARGQTSFGLKFLLSSQSAIMWMCFLFFLATVVYWLGLLRRSGFLTRVGSGLTWAAALLGLAGLCVRWFESYLIGPDVGHIPVSNLYEVFVLFCLITALMYLYYEGRYATRQMGAFVLLVISAAVVFILWYTFDRQAHEIQPLIPALQSWWMKIHVPANFVGYGAFALSAMLGVAQLLSMRGILTSKLPKPEVIEEVMYKAIAIGFLFFTIATVLGAMWAADAWGGYWSWDPKETWALIVWLNYAAWLHVRLVKGWRGAVLAWWAIIGLFVTAFAFVGVNMFLTGLHSYGTL; encoded by the coding sequence ATGGAACTGGTTCAGATGCAGGCACCGGGGTTTTCCCTGCGTCAGCTTGACTGGCGGGATTGGGGCTACGCGCTGCTGATTCTGGTGGCTGCCGGGGTGGCCTACTCGCGTTATGGTCATGCCATGGATGGCTACGAACAGGCGATTCTGGCCGGCTCGGTGGTCGGCCTGACCGCGCTGGGCTGGTTCTGGAAAAGCTGGCAATGGTACTTCCCCGCCGCTGGCCTGCTGGCCCTGGCTGGCATCAACCTGTACGACGGCGACCTGGCACGCGGCCAGACCAGCTTTGGCCTGAAGTTTCTGCTCAGCAGCCAGTCGGCCATCATGTGGATGTGCTTCCTGTTTTTTCTGGCCACGGTGGTGTACTGGCTGGGCCTGCTGCGTCGTTCCGGCTTTTTGACCAGGGTGGGCAGCGGCCTGACCTGGGCTGCCGCGCTCTTGGGGCTGGCCGGGCTGTGCGTGCGCTGGTTTGAAAGCTATCTGATTGGCCCGGACGTTGGCCATATTCCGGTGTCCAATCTGTACGAAGTATTTGTGCTGTTCTGTCTGATCACCGCGCTGATGTATCTGTACTACGAAGGCCGCTACGCCACCCGGCAAATGGGCGCGTTTGTGCTGCTGGTGATCTCGGCGGCGGTGGTTTTCATCCTGTGGTACACCTTCGACCGTCAGGCGCATGAAATCCAGCCGCTGATTCCGGCGCTGCAGTCGTGGTGGATGAAAATCCACGTGCCGGCCAACTTTGTCGGCTATGGTGCCTTTGCCCTGTCGGCCATGCTGGGGGTGGCTCAGTTGCTGTCGATGCGTGGCATCCTTACCAGCAAGCTGCCCAAGCCGGAAGTGATTGAAGAAGTGATGTACAAGGCCATTGCCATTGGCTTTCTGTTTTTCACCATCGCCACCGTACTGGGTGCGATGTGGGCGGCAGATGCCTGGGGGGGCTACTGGAGCTGGGATCCAAAAGAAACCTGGGCGCTGATTGTCTGGCTGAATTACGCCGCCTGGTTGCATGTGCGCCTGGTCAAGGGTTGGCGCGGTGCGGTGCTGGCCTGGTGGGCGATTATTGGCCTGTTTGTCACCGCCTTTGCCTTTGTCGGGGTGAATATGTTCCTCACCGGGCTGCACTCCTACGGCACGCTGTAA
- a CDS encoding NYN domain-containing protein has product MPTAILIDGSFFLKRYRRLVELGSQDAPATVAEQLMSWALAHLNYHGDKRNLYRIFFYDAPPLQKRVHRPISQKSLDFSKTPEALFRLTLFDELRKRRKLALRLGELADHGGWMLKQDIQKQLLHGEISRDQLLDEHFSYHVTQKGVDMRIGLDIAALAYKQQADQIILIAGDSDFVPAAKLARREGIDFILDPMWQPIPAALHEHIDGLRSTCPKRVPRPS; this is encoded by the coding sequence ATGCCGACAGCCATTCTGATTGATGGATCGTTTTTCTTGAAACGCTATCGCCGGCTGGTGGAGCTTGGTAGCCAGGATGCACCGGCCACCGTGGCAGAGCAACTGATGAGCTGGGCGCTGGCGCATCTGAACTACCACGGCGACAAGCGCAATCTGTATCGCATCTTTTTTTACGATGCGCCTCCCTTGCAAAAACGTGTGCATCGGCCAATTTCACAGAAAAGCCTGGATTTTTCCAAAACGCCAGAAGCGCTGTTCCGGCTTACTCTGTTTGACGAACTGCGCAAACGGCGCAAATTGGCACTCCGCCTGGGTGAACTGGCTGACCATGGCGGCTGGATGCTCAAGCAGGACATCCAAAAACAGCTCTTGCACGGAGAAATTTCCCGCGATCAACTGCTTGATGAACACTTTTCCTATCACGTCACGCAAAAAGGTGTGGATATGAGAATTGGCCTGGATATTGCCGCTTTGGCATACAAGCAGCAGGCGGACCAGATCATCTTGATTGCAGGCGATTCCGACTTCGTTCCCGCCGCCAAACTTGCTCGGCGGGAAGGCATTGATTTTATTCTTGACCCCATGTGGCAACCGATTCCCGCAGCCTTGCACGAACATATAGACGGGCTGCGGAGCACTTGCCCAAAACGTGTACCGAGGCCCTCATGA
- a CDS encoding bifunctional 2-polyprenyl-6-hydroxyphenol methylase/3-demethylubiquinol 3-O-methyltransferase UbiG, giving the protein MTDPRPIRRNPDVLTDTLAVAGKQVIDVGCGNGHLVRHLARHGAQVLGVECSPQQLASAWAASPVAAEKIVEGVGQALPADDASADIVVFFNSLHHIPGELMHAALDEACRVLRPDGQVYVAEPLAEGEFFALCRAVDDETHVRAAAQAAVLGHSGLVLQRSFDYRHPVLLADFAAFRAKLVSANQERATRFAAHEDALSALFAQSGQASAEGRAFLQPMRVHVLGRR; this is encoded by the coding sequence ATGACCGACCCTCGACCCATTCGCCGCAACCCCGACGTGCTGACCGACACCCTGGCGGTAGCCGGCAAGCAGGTGATTGATGTCGGCTGCGGCAATGGCCATCTGGTGCGCCACCTGGCCCGCCATGGCGCACAGGTGCTGGGTGTGGAGTGCAGCCCGCAACAACTGGCCAGCGCCTGGGCCGCCAGCCCGGTAGCAGCAGAAAAAATTGTTGAAGGCGTGGGTCAGGCGCTGCCGGCAGACGACGCCAGCGCCGATATCGTGGTGTTTTTCAACTCCCTGCACCATATTCCCGGCGAGCTGATGCACGCCGCGCTGGATGAAGCCTGCCGGGTGTTGCGTCCGGATGGGCAGGTTTATGTGGCCGAACCGCTGGCCGAGGGCGAGTTTTTTGCCTTGTGCCGCGCGGTGGACGACGAAACCCACGTCCGCGCCGCTGCCCAGGCCGCCGTGCTGGGCCATTCCGGCCTGGTGTTGCAGCGCAGTTTTGACTACCGCCACCCGGTATTGCTGGCCGACTTTGCCGCGTTTCGCGCCAAGCTGGTGTCAGCCAACCAGGAACGCGCTACCCGCTTTGCCGCCCATGAAGACGCCCTGAGCGCCCTGTTTGCCCAATCGGGCCAGGCCAGCGCCGAAGGTCGGGCGTTTTTGCAGCCCATGCGTGTGCATGTGCTCGGACGGCGCTGA
- a CDS encoding DMT family transporter has translation MTRHPLLYALAAIVLWASLATLGAAVASLPPFFTVGVSLMIGSLCALKHWREWRVPPATLLLGVTGLFGYHFFLFLAFRLAPAVEANLLNYLWPLLIVLLSPVLLSGYHLSARHILGALAGFVGAALVVTGGQLSINLTALPGYGSAVLAALLWASYSLLTKRVRPFPTAAIGGFCLLSGVLSLLCHTLMEAPVSPSASQWLTLLLLGAGPMGLAFFLWDKALKLGDPRQIGALSYLTPLLSTLLLVASGRGQLGPATGAAIALIVGGALAGTLDWQALRRKPA, from the coding sequence ACCCCCTGCTGTACGCCCTGGCCGCCATTGTGCTGTGGGCCTCGCTGGCCACGCTGGGCGCAGCCGTTGCCAGCCTGCCGCCCTTTTTTACCGTGGGCGTCAGCCTGATGATTGGCAGCCTGTGCGCGCTGAAACACTGGCGCGAATGGCGGGTGCCACCGGCCACCCTGCTGCTGGGGGTGACGGGCCTGTTTGGCTACCATTTCTTTCTGTTTCTGGCCTTTCGCCTGGCCCCCGCCGTGGAAGCCAATCTGCTCAACTACCTGTGGCCACTGCTGATTGTGCTGCTCTCGCCCGTGCTGTTGTCCGGCTATCACCTCAGCGCCCGGCATATTCTGGGCGCACTGGCGGGCTTTGTCGGCGCGGCACTGGTGGTCACTGGCGGCCAGCTCAGCATTAACCTGACCGCCCTGCCCGGCTACGGCAGCGCCGTGCTGGCTGCGCTGCTGTGGGCCAGCTATTCCCTGCTGACCAAGCGGGTACGCCCCTTCCCCACCGCCGCCATCGGTGGCTTCTGCCTGCTGTCTGGTGTGCTGTCGTTGCTGTGTCACACCCTGATGGAAGCACCTGTCAGCCCCAGCGCCAGCCAGTGGCTCACCCTGCTGCTGCTCGGTGCCGGGCCGATGGGGCTGGCGTTCTTTTTGTGGGACAAGGCGCTGAAACTGGGCGACCCCCGCCAGATTGGCGCGCTAAGCTACCTCACGCCGCTTTTGTCCACCTTGCTGCTGGTGGCCAGCGGACGCGGCCAGCTTGGCCCAGCCACGGGTGCCGCCATTGCGCTGATTGTTGGCGGCGCGCTGGCGGGCACGCTGGATTGGCAGGCATTGCGGCGCAAGCCGGCGTAA
- a CDS encoding ISAs1 family transposase has translation MQALEHIDDPRSPSNGTRHDFRELLVVAICAMLSDNDTFEEMVAWARYKQDWLRGFLKLANGIPSEDTFIRVFRMLDPRQFEQAFRDWAGDILPALSHETLAIDGKTLRGSGSGGERAIHMVSAFATQAGLVLGQEKVHDKSNEITAIPILLESLYLKGLLVSIDAMGCQRDIAAQIHRQEGDYLLAVKGNQPSLQKAVEAAVIELGEAAVPWPMVEDRHGRKVVQTARVIPAAGHIDTTAWPACKSIGVIDSWRKEGDKPAQWERRYYISSRDLDGEALGRAVRAHWGIENRLHWVLDVGFGEDASTVRKDYAPQNLSLLKKMVLNLVRPVPMGKNGKMSLRMKRKATAWSDEERVRVLGLEPI, from the coding sequence ATGCAAGCCCTTGAACATATTGACGATCCACGCAGCCCCAGTAACGGAACGCGTCATGACTTCCGTGAACTCCTGGTGGTGGCCATCTGCGCGATGCTGTCGGACAACGACACCTTCGAAGAAATGGTGGCGTGGGCACGTTACAAGCAGGACTGGCTGCGAGGTTTCCTCAAACTGGCGAATGGCATCCCCTCAGAAGACACCTTCATCCGCGTATTCCGCATGCTCGACCCCAGGCAGTTCGAGCAGGCATTCCGTGACTGGGCCGGCGACATTCTGCCGGCACTGAGTCACGAAACGCTGGCCATTGATGGCAAAACCTTACGCGGCTCTGGCAGCGGTGGCGAACGCGCCATCCATATGGTGAGTGCCTTTGCCACCCAGGCCGGACTGGTGCTCGGGCAGGAGAAAGTACACGACAAAAGCAATGAGATCACGGCGATCCCCATCCTGCTGGAAAGCCTATACCTCAAGGGCTTGCTGGTCAGCATCGATGCCATGGGTTGCCAGCGCGACATTGCGGCACAAATTCACCGACAGGAAGGTGATTACCTGCTGGCGGTCAAAGGTAACCAACCCTCGCTGCAAAAGGCGGTTGAGGCGGCGGTGATCGAACTGGGTGAAGCCGCCGTGCCGTGGCCGATGGTCGAGGACCGCCATGGCCGGAAAGTGGTACAGACGGCGCGGGTGATTCCGGCTGCAGGGCATATCGACACGACGGCCTGGCCAGCTTGCAAAAGTATTGGCGTGATCGATTCGTGGCGGAAGGAGGGCGACAAGCCAGCACAATGGGAGCGGCGTTATTACATCAGTTCGCGCGATCTGGATGGTGAAGCGCTGGGGCGTGCGGTACGCGCACACTGGGGCATCGAAAACCGGCTGCACTGGGTGCTGGATGTGGGATTTGGCGAGGATGCCAGTACGGTGCGCAAGGATTACGCGCCGCAGAACCTGTCGTTATTGAAAAAGATGGTGCTGAATTTGGTGCGACCGGTCCCGATGGGAAAAAACGGCAAGATGAGCTTGCGCATGAAGCGCAAGGCCACCGCATGGTCGGACGAAGAACGCGTCCGGGTACTTGGGCTCGAACCAATATGA
- a CDS encoding phosphoribosylaminoimidazolesuccinocarboxamide synthase — protein MTGITTTQLTSLKKIYSGKVRDLYEIDDQRMLMIATDRLSAFDVILDEPIPEKGKILTAISNFWFDKLKDVVPNHLTGERAEDLVSAADLPQVAGRGVVAKRLKPVAVEAIVRGYLAGSGWKEYQQSGTVCGITLPAGLQEASQLPEPIFTPSTKAAVGDHDENISFAQCEAIVGKELAAQVRDTAIALYKAAAEYAASRGIIICDTKFEFGLDTDGTLTLMDEALTPDSSRFWPADSYVAGSNPPSFDKQFVRDWLEASGWNKTPPAPAVPLDVREKTAAKYREALDRLTA, from the coding sequence ATGACCGGCATCACCACCACCCAACTGACCAGCCTGAAAAAAATCTATTCGGGCAAAGTGCGCGACCTGTACGAAATTGACGACCAGCGCATGCTGATGATCGCCACCGACCGCCTATCGGCGTTCGACGTGATTCTGGACGAACCCATCCCGGAAAAAGGCAAGATTCTCACCGCCATTTCCAATTTCTGGTTCGACAAGCTCAAGGACGTGGTGCCCAACCACCTGACCGGCGAGCGCGCCGAAGATCTGGTGTCGGCAGCGGATTTGCCGCAAGTGGCAGGCCGTGGTGTGGTGGCCAAGCGGCTGAAACCGGTGGCGGTGGAAGCCATTGTGCGCGGCTACCTGGCCGGTTCGGGCTGGAAGGAATACCAGCAATCCGGCACGGTGTGCGGCATTACCCTGCCCGCCGGGCTGCAAGAAGCCAGCCAGCTGCCCGAGCCGATTTTCACCCCGTCCACCAAGGCGGCGGTGGGCGACCACGATGAAAACATCAGCTTTGCCCAGTGCGAAGCCATTGTCGGCAAGGAATTGGCCGCCCAGGTACGCGATACCGCCATTGCCTTGTACAAGGCCGCTGCGGAATACGCCGCCAGCCGTGGCATTATTATCTGCGATACCAAGTTTGAATTTGGCCTGGACACCGATGGTACGCTGACGCTGATGGACGAAGCGCTGACCCCGGACTCCAGCCGCTTCTGGCCGGCAGACAGCTACGTGGCCGGCAGCAACCCGCCGTCGTTTGACAAGCAGTTTGTGCGCGATTGGCTGGAAGCCTCCGGCTGGAACAAAACTCCGCCGGCCCCCGCCGTGCCGCTGGACGTGCGGGAAAAAACCGCCGCCAAGTACCGCGAAGCGCTGGATCGGCTGACGGCCTGA
- a CDS encoding amino acid aminotransferase, with translation MFEHVDAYAGDPILTLVETFNKDARETKVNLGIGLYYDEAGRIPLLESVRQAEAARAAQPTARPYQPMEGAANYRQAVQHLLFGAEHPAVTEGRIATIQTIGGSGAIKIGADLLKRYFPASEVWVSSPTWDNHRSMFEGAGFKVHDYPYYDASTGGVNFAAMLDTLQSLPAQSIVLLHPCCHNPTGVDLTQAQWLEVIAVAKAKQLIPFMDIAYQGFGDGLNEDAFAIRAMTEAGVSFLLSNSFSKNLSLYGERCGGLSIICQNAEEASRVLGQMKFTVRRNYSSPPTHGGQVTAAVMNTPELRATWEGEVAEMRERIKAMRQKLFEVLTAKVPGRDFSYFVKQRGMFSYTGLSPEQVDRLREEFAVYLVRSGRMCVAGLNTRNVEYVADAMAAVLKG, from the coding sequence ATGTTTGAACATGTAGATGCCTACGCCGGCGACCCGATTCTGACCCTGGTCGAAACCTTCAACAAAGACGCCCGTGAAACCAAGGTGAACCTGGGCATCGGCCTCTACTACGACGAAGCTGGCCGGATTCCGCTGCTGGAATCGGTGCGTCAGGCCGAAGCGGCCCGCGCCGCCCAGCCGACCGCCCGTCCGTACCAGCCGATGGAAGGTGCCGCCAACTATCGTCAGGCCGTGCAACACCTGCTGTTTGGTGCCGAACATCCGGCAGTGACCGAAGGCCGTATTGCCACCATCCAGACCATCGGTGGCTCTGGTGCGATCAAGATCGGTGCCGACCTGCTCAAGCGCTACTTCCCGGCCAGCGAAGTGTGGGTCAGCAGCCCCACCTGGGATAACCACCGCTCGATGTTCGAAGGCGCTGGCTTCAAGGTGCATGACTACCCGTACTACGACGCCAGCACCGGCGGCGTGAACTTTGCCGCCATGCTCGACACGCTGCAGTCGCTGCCGGCGCAAAGCATCGTGCTGCTGCACCCGTGCTGCCACAACCCCACCGGTGTAGACCTGACCCAGGCACAATGGCTGGAAGTCATCGCCGTGGCCAAGGCCAAGCAACTGATTCCGTTCATGGATATCGCCTACCAGGGCTTTGGCGATGGCCTGAACGAAGATGCATTTGCCATTCGCGCCATGACCGAAGCCGGCGTGAGCTTCCTGCTGAGCAACTCGTTCTCCAAGAACCTGTCGCTGTACGGCGAGCGCTGTGGCGGCCTGTCGATCATCTGCCAGAACGCTGAAGAAGCCAGCCGCGTGCTGGGCCAGATGAAGTTCACCGTGCGCCGCAACTACTCCAGCCCGCCCACCCATGGCGGCCAGGTGACCGCTGCGGTGATGAACACGCCGGAACTGCGCGCCACCTGGGAAGGCGAAGTGGCCGAAATGCGCGAGCGCATCAAGGCCATGCGCCAGAAGCTGTTTGAAGTGCTGACCGCCAAGGTGCCGGGCCGCGACTTCAGCTACTTCGTCAAGCAACGTGGCATGTTCAGCTACACCGGCCTGTCCCCGGAACAAGTGGACCGCCTGCGTGAAGAGTTTGCCGTGTATCTGGTGCGCTCCGGCCGCATGTGCGTGGCCGGCCTGAACACCCGCAACGTGGAATACGTGGCCGACGCCATGGCTGCGGTGCTCAAGGGCTGA
- a CDS encoding YqiA/YcfP family alpha/beta fold hydrolase, whose amino-acid sequence MNLPHIVYLHGFLSSPATTKAQALADALTAQGQLGLFHAPLLPVEPDAAIHAAESALMECIDEPVLLIGSSLGGFYATWLAEKWNAPAVVINPAVRPDQSLQHYAGWQTHYVTGERVLVRPEYFRQLERYRVSAPDPARFWLLAAQDDEVLDCNEMVAHYAGCRQTVTPTGGHTFAGFADYVAEILAFGAARAS is encoded by the coding sequence ATGAACCTTCCCCACATTGTCTATCTCCATGGCTTTCTGTCCAGCCCGGCCACCACTAAGGCACAGGCGCTGGCCGATGCGTTAACCGCCCAGGGACAGCTTGGGCTGTTTCATGCGCCGCTGCTGCCGGTGGAACCCGATGCGGCCATCCATGCGGCAGAGTCGGCGTTGATGGAGTGCATCGACGAGCCGGTGCTGCTGATTGGCAGTTCGCTGGGCGGGTTTTACGCCACCTGGCTGGCAGAAAAATGGAACGCGCCCGCCGTGGTGATCAACCCGGCAGTGCGGCCCGATCAGTCCTTGCAACATTACGCGGGCTGGCAAACCCACTATGTGACCGGCGAGCGGGTGCTAGTGCGGCCGGAATATTTTCGCCAGTTGGAACGCTATCGGGTCAGCGCGCCTGATCCGGCGCGCTTCTGGCTGCTGGCGGCGCAGGACGACGAGGTGCTGGACTGCAACGAGATGGTGGCGCACTACGCCGGATGCCGGCAGACGGTCACGCCAACCGGCGGGCATACCTTTGCCGGATTTGCCGACTATGTGGCCGAGATTCTGGCATTTGGTGCTGCCAGGGCCAGCTAA
- a CDS encoding 5-(carboxyamino)imidazole ribonucleotide synthase — protein sequence MKAILPPAMLGILGGGQLGRMFVTAAKRMGYRVTVLDPDAQAPAAEFADVHLCAAYNDADALHTLAASCAAITTEFENVNADAMRSLAKTTRVSPSGDCVAIAQDRIAEKAWVNKAGLPTAPYLVIESVEDIQVELAAYLPGILKTARLGYDGKGQVRVNSADEARAAYANLGGQACVLEKLLDLKLEVSAIVTRVSPEQISVFPVAENIHKNGILDESIVPARIAPALAAQAQQMACQLAEALNYVGVLAVEFFVLGDDSLVINEIAPRPHNSGHYTLDACVTDQYQQQVRAMCGLLPGRTELLSPVVMVNLLGDVWQPNGGEPNWDVLMEAPNAHLHLYGKKQARTGRKMGHYTVLASEVDAALEQARALKETL from the coding sequence ATGAAGGCGATTCTGCCGCCAGCCATGCTCGGCATTCTCGGCGGCGGCCAGCTGGGCCGCATGTTCGTCACCGCCGCCAAGCGCATGGGCTACCGGGTGACCGTGCTCGACCCCGACGCGCAGGCACCGGCGGCAGAATTTGCCGACGTGCATCTGTGCGCCGCCTACAACGACGCCGACGCGCTGCACACCCTGGCAGCCAGTTGCGCCGCCATCACCACCGAATTCGAGAACGTCAACGCTGACGCCATGCGCAGCCTGGCTAAAACCACCCGCGTGTCGCCATCCGGCGATTGCGTGGCGATTGCCCAAGACCGCATTGCCGAAAAAGCCTGGGTGAACAAGGCCGGCCTGCCTACGGCACCGTATCTGGTGATCGAAAGCGTGGAAGACATTCAGGTTGAACTGGCAGCCTACCTGCCCGGCATCCTGAAAACCGCCCGGCTGGGCTACGATGGCAAGGGCCAGGTGCGGGTGAACAGCGCCGACGAAGCCCGCGCCGCCTACGCCAATCTGGGTGGCCAGGCCTGCGTGCTGGAAAAGCTGCTCGACCTGAAACTGGAAGTCTCGGCCATTGTCACCCGGGTATCGCCCGAGCAGATCAGCGTGTTCCCGGTAGCGGAAAACATCCACAAAAACGGCATTCTCGACGAATCCATCGTGCCGGCGCGCATCGCACCGGCGCTGGCCGCGCAAGCGCAGCAGATGGCCTGCCAGCTGGCCGAGGCGTTGAACTATGTGGGCGTGCTGGCGGTGGAATTCTTTGTGCTGGGCGACGACAGCCTGGTGATCAACGAAATCGCCCCGCGTCCGCACAACTCCGGCCACTACACCCTCGACGCCTGCGTGACCGACCAGTACCAGCAGCAAGTGCGCGCCATGTGCGGCCTGCTGCCGGGGCGCACCGAGCTGCTGTCGCCGGTGGTGATGGTCAACCTGCTGGGCGACGTGTGGCAGCCCAACGGCGGCGAACCCAACTGGGACGTGCTGATGGAAGCCCCCAACGCCCACTTGCACTTGTACGGCAAGAAACAGGCGCGCACCGGGCGCAAAATGGGGCATTACACCGTGCTGGCCAGCGAGGTGGACGCTGCGCTGGAACAGGCGCGGGCGTTGAAGGAAACGTTGTAA